In Benincasa hispida cultivar B227 chromosome 8, ASM972705v1, whole genome shotgun sequence, the sequence ACTTTTCTGaagaacttttatttatttttttctgtaATGATCTTGTGATGAATTGCTGTAATCAGAGGGACAAAGCAACGCTGCTTGCTGAAGTTGTCAGAAAAGTGAAAGAATTGAAGAAGAAGGCTGCAGAAGCCAGTAATGGCGTTTTCGTTCCAATGGATACCGACGAAGTCAATGTTGAACCTTGTGGAGTGGGAGCAAATGGGGATATGTCCTTCAAGGCAACCCTTTGTTGCGAATATCAACCTGAGCTTCTGTCCCATCTTAAACAAGCCCTTGATTCCCTTCACCTGAAGTTAGTGAAGGCAGAAATATCAACCTTAGGAAACAGGGTGAAGAACATATTCTTTTTCACCAGTGCCATTGCAGAGAATGGTGACCGTTCTGAAGCTTCCCAACATCTCGCATCATCGGTTCGTCAGGCAATAAGTTTTGTCCTTGAGAAAGCTTCATCTCCAGAATACTCGCCCAGAACAACGCTCCAGATGAAAAGGCGACGGCTGTCTAGTTTCGATACGTCAAGCTCTTCCTCAGGATCATAAATTGTGTTTGCGTCGACGGGCGTAACACTGCTCATTCTCATCTCTTTATCATGCATTTGCGGACATGTTTGAAATAAGCAGTTGCACAAAAGGCTTGTTGTGATTATCATTTCTACTTTTGTATGTTTGGTTCAATTAACTTGGGAAGTTGAAATAGTTTTGGACTACGATTGGGCATACTTTACGTTTCTTTTAATCTATGAGCCGTTTCCTTTGGCAGTCACAGAGTCAGAGAGGACATGGTAATCAATTGTGGGTTAAATTACCAGTTatagtccataaattttaaattattatgcTTGttaagtttttgaatttttttaaaggtGTCTTGTGTACTTCTAATTTGGTACCtaataaacttttaaattttttattttgtgtcaACAAGtctttatgttattttatattacttaaaaatattttattacgtacacatttaaaaatttatggaaTGTTAAACACGAAATTCAATTTACCTAGTACATCTATTcattagaaaaaatatcaaataggaTAGAGATTTATTAAACacaagatttaaaatttaaattacctGTTTGACcattataaagtttaaagacttatttttagagaaaaaaaattatagtactATGATAATATTTACTCATCTCATCAAGCATTTTGACATGTCATTAGGAATTTAGGATGATAGATTATATTGTGATATTGTCAAAGTGAGCATACATTAGTAGTAGTCGGCATGTACTATTTACCTTAAGGTTGGTATGGTTCAAATCTCTCTTACCTAATACTTTAAGAGTGTGTTGGAATGCATTTTCAAgtggttaattttaaaatatgattaacaAGCGAAATAACgtattttaagattttattttgaaaaatagcaaGATGTTTTTAGGTTATGAAAAATAGTAAActaatttagatttaattaattactagtTATTAGATTACAAAAATATCCCAAATAgtatatacaattaatttatttaaaatatatattttttaaatcataaaaattgATTGACCTAACAACACCAAAAAGATCTCGCAATTGAGATCACGAAAGAACTCATTACAAAATAATTCTTCAAGATTCAAACACAAAAAAGTAATATTGGTTGgtagaaaaaattaattacagtATAAGACTATAAGTCCTCTTCATAAGTTTTTTTCCGCCAAATTTTTATGGAATCTAAAGCATTGAGATCATAAATAAACTTAAGAAGATACAATCGTACAACACAAATGTGAGACAttgcaaaatttaaacaaaatagtGGGTTATAGGtattttgaacaaaatttcGAACCTAAGGGTAGTCCATGGCGGTATTAGCACCGACGACGATATTTATAAAGTTGGgaagaatgaaataaaacttGAAGTTAGGATCCTCGATTAACCCGTAGACctccattctcaaacaaattcttcaatcaaatttcaTTGTTCTTCAAGAAGTCATTAAAAGAGAAATCAACGGTGCTAATTTACAAGGTATCATCCCACTTAcgattataaaaagaaaaaaaaattggtggtTGAAAAGTCAAAGCAAGAACAACAATATATCTAGATGCTTATTTGGAAACGTTGGAAAAACAACAAATATTAGAATTGATTCcgacaaagaaaaacaaaaaggttatgaatttcaataaaaataagtGTGTGAAGAGtataaactattataaatataaaaaagtaaaataaataaaatagagtgatataaaatattaaatttagattaCGCAAAATAGaagggaaaattaaaaataattagataaattgagattatttgatatttaaaaataaaatctaaaatacaCAAAAATATGTGGATGaaacaaataattttataaattcatatttgaaaataaatattggaTCAAAATCAAGATTCAAAACAATTGATCccgatttttctttttggtaaATTCAGTTTCTATTTATTATCAAATCTATAACCATCCAATTAAGTGTGATCACGTGGAAATGAGGCAATTTGCTATAATTCAAGACAATTccgtatttttctatttttctaaatgaaaatgTAATTAATGCTATGATTTTGAATTTCTTCTAATCCATCTGAATATATCATTTTGTGCAACACGTGTTTCCAATCCATTTTAATTTATCATAATCATGTGATCAATTgtggttaaataaaattaaataaactgtACAAAGATAAATGTAgcacaaaatatatctaattatttttattattactatttattaAGATTACATCTTCCTTGATCGGGCAATATCTAATTTCTCTTTTCAAGATTGCACAACTCTTGATTTAGGTCGAGTTTTTTTTGTTGCCACTTAAAATAACTTCCTTTCACTTACTTTTCTTCCATTATCCATTTATATTGGTatgttttttcttcaatttatttttatcaagaaaatattaaaataaatacaatttacACAAAAAAGACGAGAGGTATCAAGATTAATAATAGACAAAAATAACATTGGAAATGGTCGTTAGATAGTATAACATTTCAATTTTGGAGCCTAGCATTAAGGGCTCCTATGTGCgggaaaattgaaataatattgttgttttaaaaattatttattaaaataatgttgttttcaaactatttataaaaatatagttgttttttcttttttaatgtgTCGAGTCTTCAAAATTCGACCAACGTAGATCGAATTTTGAAGATTCGaccttcatgtttttttttaattttctattaattcgacattttattattttattatactcTATTATTATTTGGTATAttcaacattttattattttattattttattatttaagttaatttaactctaaa encodes:
- the LOC120083821 gene encoding putative transcription factor bHLH107; this translates as MAYSYDVSTSIDPFLHSLEKFNRGFVRGGSILSQSLVLNGEKGELVKAPIQASKKRVSEEKALAALKNHSEAERRRRERINSHLSTLRGLVPCPVKRDKATLLAEVVRKVKELKKKAAEASNGVFVPMDTDEVNVEPCGVGANGDMSFKATLCCEYQPELLSHLKQALDSLHLKLVKAEISTLGNRVKNIFFFTSAIAENGDRSEASQHLASSVRQAISFVLEKASSPEYSPRTTLQMKRRRLSSFDTSSSSSGS